In Arthrobacter sp. QXT-31, one genomic interval encodes:
- the scpB gene encoding SMC-Scp complex subunit ScpB, with product MTDPVTGRERAALEAVLMVLDEPASAADLAAGLNLTVAAVEALLLDLQRDYDGYTVKAPDMETGSSGSQHQVTSSPRGFELRNVAGGWRIYSRAEFADVVGAFVLEGQTARLTQAALETLAVIAYRQPVSRARVSAIRGVNVDSVVRTLTQRGLVEDAGTDPESGAVLYRTTSYFLERMGIGSVAELPQLSPHLPGLEGIEEFYDAERM from the coding sequence ATGACGGATCCAGTAACCGGCCGGGAACGCGCCGCGCTTGAGGCGGTGCTGATGGTGCTGGACGAGCCGGCCTCCGCTGCAGACCTTGCCGCCGGACTCAACCTGACGGTGGCTGCCGTCGAGGCGCTGCTGCTGGACCTGCAGCGCGACTATGACGGCTATACTGTTAAAGCCCCGGATATGGAAACTGGCAGCAGTGGATCTCAGCATCAGGTCACTTCCAGTCCCCGGGGTTTTGAATTGCGGAATGTCGCCGGCGGCTGGCGCATCTACTCACGGGCTGAATTCGCCGACGTCGTCGGTGCCTTCGTCCTGGAGGGGCAGACGGCCAGGCTGACCCAGGCGGCGCTTGAGACACTCGCCGTCATTGCCTATCGGCAGCCGGTGTCCCGGGCAAGGGTGTCTGCAATTCGCGGAGTCAACGTTGACTCTGTTGTGCGGACGCTGACGCAGCGCGGACTGGTCGAGGATGCCGGAACGGATCCGGAATCGGGCGCTGTCCTGTACCGCACGACGTCGTACTTCCTTGAACGCATGGGAATCGGATCGGTGGCTGAGCTGCCTCAGCTTTCACCGCACCTCCCGGGGCTTGAGGGAATTGAAGAGTTTTACGACGCCGAGAGAATGTAG
- a CDS encoding segregation and condensation protein A: MTAEPATPPAETRRSGFEVRLANFSGPFDLLLGLISKHQLDITEVALATVTDEFIRYIRNLQELGEEWALDEASEFLVIAATLLDLKAARLLPAGEVEDDDDIALLEARDLLFARLLQYKAFKQVAALMDATLELESRRYPRQVALEEHFAAMLPDLVWKHSPAQFAAMAEAALKPKAPVPTEVGVAHLHGSPVSVREQAELIGLRLQEGRHLTFRALIADAESTLVVVARFLALLELFRDQVVAFDQVAPLGDLTVRWTAAGTGWTSEHLSEEYEEQQ; the protein is encoded by the coding sequence ATGACCGCAGAGCCGGCAACGCCACCCGCTGAAACCAGGCGGTCCGGCTTCGAAGTACGCCTGGCCAACTTCAGCGGCCCATTCGACCTCCTGCTGGGACTGATCTCCAAGCACCAGCTGGACATCACCGAGGTGGCGCTTGCCACGGTCACCGACGAGTTCATCCGGTACATCCGTAACCTGCAGGAACTGGGGGAGGAGTGGGCGCTCGATGAGGCCAGTGAGTTCCTCGTCATCGCGGCCACGCTCCTGGACCTGAAGGCAGCGCGCCTGCTGCCCGCAGGCGAGGTGGAGGACGACGACGACATCGCCCTCCTCGAGGCCCGGGACCTCCTCTTTGCCCGGCTCCTGCAGTACAAGGCCTTCAAACAGGTCGCGGCGCTGATGGATGCCACACTGGAACTGGAATCCCGCCGATATCCGCGGCAAGTGGCCCTCGAGGAACACTTCGCCGCCATGCTGCCGGACCTCGTCTGGAAGCACAGTCCCGCACAGTTCGCGGCGATGGCCGAGGCCGCGCTTAAGCCCAAGGCTCCGGTGCCGACCGAGGTGGGCGTCGCCCACCTGCACGGAAGCCCGGTAAGTGTGCGCGAACAGGCGGAGCTGATCGGACTGCGGCTGCAGGAGGGCCGGCACCTGACCTTCCGCGCCCTGATCGCCGACGCCGAATCCACCCTGGTTGTGGTGGCGCGCTTCCTGGCACTGCTGGAGCTGTTCAGGGACCAGGTGGTGGCATTTGACCAGGTTGCGCCGCTCGGCGACCTCACCGTGCGCTGGACTGCGGCCGGCACCGGGTGGACAAGCGAGCACCTGAGCGAGGAATACGAGGAGCAGCAATGA
- a CDS encoding HNH endonuclease signature motif containing protein produces MDNSVAAAEALEALGASALALAAGLRRAADPGAAGGDFQPDPVDPLGEQATACLDGLRVVGGMEARLAAVKVQLATGYVTADAAMAAPGAGGQDQTAREMSVTAEVAGALRVSERSAGALLCEAQTLATERPLTLAALQVGRISWQHARVMCEETANLEPAAAAALETHFLDPDSPGFARGCFAGELAPGRFRAKARSWRERHHQDSIEKRHFKSVKDRRLEYTPDRDGMAWISAFLPADQAAGIWNRTTAIARGLQGPTETRTLSQLRADVFSTSLLRPAPGITGGAAGSGQGGSLRGGSVPAGEMTAGDVPSPQAQVLVTVPVFSLLGQTEEPATLDGYGPIPASMARRLVANGATSFFRVLTDPRDGAPLEIGRTSYRLTKPMRQWLRLRDAKCTFPNCTNHSLDNDADHILAWADGGGTGVANLGQPCPKHHRLKHATAWRPVGATRESPPGWISPSGRHYPAEQQDWEPPTWPDNFVPDNFAPDNFQPGWSDAPPSQDGPELPPGLALSESPDWFGAPPGQEVPEPPAWLDSPDPPDDADNSTGIETPMALDDLNPPLPQDPWPYWSSPTAA; encoded by the coding sequence ATGGATAACAGCGTGGCTGCTGCGGAGGCGTTGGAGGCTCTTGGGGCCTCGGCTTTGGCGCTGGCTGCCGGGCTGCGGAGGGCTGCTGACCCGGGTGCGGCCGGCGGGGATTTCCAGCCGGATCCGGTTGATCCTCTTGGGGAGCAGGCGACTGCATGCCTGGACGGCCTGAGGGTGGTGGGCGGGATGGAGGCGCGGCTTGCGGCTGTGAAGGTGCAGCTGGCCACCGGATACGTCACGGCGGACGCGGCGATGGCGGCCCCGGGTGCAGGCGGGCAGGACCAGACGGCACGGGAGATGTCCGTGACTGCTGAGGTGGCCGGTGCGCTGAGGGTGAGTGAGCGCAGTGCCGGTGCGTTGCTGTGTGAGGCGCAGACCCTGGCCACGGAGCGGCCGTTGACTCTTGCCGCGCTGCAGGTGGGCCGTATTTCGTGGCAGCACGCGCGGGTGATGTGTGAGGAGACCGCCAACCTGGAGCCGGCCGCGGCGGCGGCCCTGGAAACGCATTTCCTTGATCCGGATTCTCCGGGGTTTGCCCGGGGCTGTTTTGCCGGGGAGCTGGCACCGGGCAGGTTCCGGGCCAAGGCCCGGTCTTGGCGGGAACGGCATCATCAGGACAGCATCGAAAAACGGCACTTCAAGAGCGTGAAGGACCGGCGGCTGGAGTACACCCCGGACCGGGACGGCATGGCGTGGATCTCGGCGTTCCTGCCCGCGGACCAGGCCGCCGGGATCTGGAACCGCACCACCGCCATCGCACGTGGTCTTCAAGGGCCGACCGAAACCCGCACCCTGAGCCAGCTCCGGGCCGACGTCTTTTCCACCTCGCTGCTCCGTCCAGCCCCGGGGATTACCGGTGGGGCAGCTGGTTCCGGGCAAGGAGGCTCCTTGCGCGGAGGTTCCGTCCCTGCCGGTGAGATGACGGCCGGTGATGTGCCGTCCCCGCAGGCGCAGGTCCTGGTCACGGTTCCGGTGTTCTCGCTGCTCGGACAGACCGAGGAACCGGCCACACTGGACGGGTACGGGCCGATCCCGGCGTCCATGGCCCGCCGGCTCGTCGCCAACGGCGCAACATCATTCTTCCGGGTCCTCACGGACCCGCGGGACGGGGCACCGTTGGAGATCGGGCGCACCAGCTACCGGCTCACCAAACCGATGCGGCAATGGCTGCGCCTCCGCGACGCCAAATGCACCTTCCCCAACTGCACCAACCACTCCCTGGACAACGACGCCGACCACATCCTCGCCTGGGCCGACGGCGGCGGCACCGGCGTGGCCAATCTCGGCCAGCCGTGCCCGAAGCACCACCGGCTCAAACACGCCACGGCGTGGAGACCGGTCGGCGCCACGAGGGAGAGCCCGCCCGGCTGGATCTCCCCATCCGGGCGCCATTACCCCGCCGAACAGCAGGACTGGGAACCACCCACCTGGCCGGACAACTTTGTGCCAGACAACTTTGCGCCGGACAACTTTCAGCCGGGCTGGTCCGACGCGCCACCCAGCCAAGACGGCCCGGAACTGCCACCAGGTCTCGCCTTGTCCGAGTCGCCCGACTGGTTCGGCGCGCCACCCGGCCAAGAGGTGCCGGAACCGCCCGCCTGGCTTGACTCTCCGGATCCGCCAGACGATGCCGACAACTCCACGGGGATCGAGACTCCAATGGCTCTCGACGATCTGAATCCACCCCTGCCTCAGGATCCCTGGCCTTACTGGTCCTCACCCACGGCCGCCTAG
- a CDS encoding prephenate dehydrogenase: MSAFRTHGRGHLNGPVVVIGTGLLGTSIGLGLRGRGVAVYLSDPSPTNQAVAVDIGAGLPLAALGEDESPELVVVASPPDVTADVVERALADYPDATVVDIASVKAAILRDLRSRGADLSRYVGTHPMAGREKSGPVAARGELFTSMPWVVCPTEESSAGAVQAARALATDLGAFVSQFTADEHDGAVALVSHLPQVMSSLLASRLQDTPMHALSLAGNGLRDTTRIAASDPTLWVQILGANAGKVVQILYGVREDLNRLIGTLEDPAAAGARLDLAQLMSEGNAGQARIPGKHGGPPQAYSWLTVLVDDRPGQIARLLTEIGEIGVNLEDLRLDHSSGQNVGMVEISVLPSAHDLLVEALSDRGWRVLQ; encoded by the coding sequence ATGTCGGCATTCCGTACGCACGGCCGCGGACACCTGAACGGGCCGGTCGTCGTCATTGGCACCGGCCTGCTCGGCACCAGCATCGGCCTCGGCCTGCGCGGCCGCGGCGTCGCCGTCTACCTGTCCGACCCGTCGCCCACCAACCAGGCAGTCGCCGTCGACATCGGCGCCGGCCTGCCGCTGGCAGCCCTCGGCGAAGACGAGAGCCCGGAACTCGTTGTTGTCGCATCGCCGCCGGATGTCACGGCGGATGTTGTGGAACGTGCGCTGGCTGACTATCCGGACGCCACCGTCGTCGACATCGCCAGCGTCAAGGCGGCGATCCTGCGCGACCTGCGCAGCCGCGGCGCGGACCTCAGCCGTTACGTGGGCACCCATCCCATGGCCGGACGCGAGAAATCCGGCCCGGTGGCCGCCCGCGGTGAGCTTTTCACCTCCATGCCGTGGGTCGTATGCCCCACAGAGGAGTCCTCGGCCGGAGCGGTCCAGGCCGCGCGTGCGCTGGCCACCGACCTCGGTGCCTTCGTTTCCCAGTTCACCGCCGACGAACATGACGGGGCCGTGGCCCTGGTCTCCCACCTGCCGCAGGTGATGTCCTCGCTGCTGGCCAGCCGGCTGCAGGACACGCCGATGCACGCCCTCTCCCTCGCGGGGAACGGGCTCCGCGACACCACCCGCATCGCGGCCAGCGACCCCACGCTGTGGGTCCAGATCCTGGGAGCGAATGCCGGCAAGGTGGTGCAGATCCTTTACGGTGTGCGCGAGGACCTCAACCGGCTGATCGGAACGCTGGAAGACCCGGCGGCCGCCGGAGCCCGTCTTGACCTGGCCCAGCTGATGAGTGAAGGCAATGCCGGGCAGGCCCGGATTCCGGGCAAGCATGGCGGACCGCCGCAGGCGTATTCCTGGCTCACCGTGCTGGTTGATGACCGGCCCGGCCAGATCGCCAGGCTGCTGACAGAGATCGGTGAGATCGGCGTTAACCTCGAAGACCTCCGTCTGGACCACTCGTCCGGGCAGAATGTGGGCATGGTGGAGATCTCCGTGCTGCCCAGCGCGCATGACCTCCTTGTAGAAGCACTAAGCGACCGTGGATGGCGGGTACTTCAGTAA
- a CDS encoding ParA family protein — translation MSSEQGSATLEGTELDLEDAVMGPTGRPHRDFPEPAPLSSHGPARVIAMVNQKGGVGKTTSTINLAAALAEYGRRVLLVDFDPQGALSAGLGVNPHELDLTVYNVLMDRKIDIREAIHQTGVENVDLLPANIDLSAAEVQLVNEVAREQVLDRALKKVEDEYDVVLIDCQPSLGLLTVNALTAAHGVIIPLICEFFALRAVALLVETIDKVQDRLNPRLQVDGVLATMYDARTLHSREVISRLVEAFGDKVFETVIKRSIKFADATVAAEPITSYAGNHVGADAYRRLAKELISRGGAP, via the coding sequence GTGAGCAGCGAACAGGGTTCAGCAACTCTGGAAGGCACGGAACTCGACCTGGAAGACGCCGTCATGGGTCCCACAGGCCGCCCCCACCGCGATTTTCCGGAGCCCGCGCCGCTGTCCTCCCATGGACCGGCCCGCGTCATAGCCATGGTCAACCAGAAGGGCGGGGTGGGTAAAACCACCTCCACCATCAACCTGGCCGCAGCACTCGCCGAATACGGCCGCCGCGTGCTCCTGGTCGACTTTGATCCCCAGGGTGCCCTGTCTGCCGGGCTCGGCGTCAACCCCCACGAACTCGACCTGACTGTCTACAACGTCCTGATGGACCGCAAGATCGACATCCGCGAGGCGATCCACCAGACAGGTGTGGAGAACGTGGACCTGCTGCCCGCCAACATCGACCTGTCCGCTGCCGAAGTGCAGCTGGTGAACGAGGTGGCCCGTGAGCAGGTGCTGGACCGGGCACTGAAGAAGGTCGAGGACGAGTACGACGTCGTGCTTATCGACTGCCAGCCTTCCCTCGGCCTGCTCACCGTCAACGCGCTGACCGCGGCCCACGGTGTGATCATTCCGCTCATCTGCGAATTCTTCGCCCTGCGCGCGGTGGCACTGCTGGTCGAAACCATCGACAAGGTCCAGGACCGCCTCAACCCGCGGCTGCAGGTGGACGGCGTACTGGCCACGATGTACGACGCTCGCACGCTGCACAGCCGTGAAGTCATCAGCCGCCTGGTTGAGGCATTCGGGGACAAGGTCTTCGAGACCGTGATCAAGCGTTCCATCAAGTTCGCCGACGCCACCGTCGCCGCCGAACCCATCACCAGCTACGCCGGAAACCATGTGGGTGCGGACGCCTACCGCCGGCTCGCCAAGGAACTGATTTCGCGCGGCGGCGCGCCCTAG
- a CDS encoding sensor histidine kinase, with translation MIHRWSIARRLFVANLLFMLTLTAFVGTAVFVDARDHAYEEAGSRMGVLATSIADNPLVLQAAGTANPSAQLQPYAQKVMDHAGADFITIMAPDRTRWTHPRGEELGRPYIGSIEQALQGRVFTEITAGTLGPSVRTIAPVKDDRGAVRALVAAGVTVNTVDVALSGRLPALLAVSGSLLVGGSLASWFLGRYLRRVTRGWGPEQLAQLFAYYESVLHSVREGVVLIDPAGRVVIYNDQAAELLGLEPREAEDDHEATPQLADLPLAPSLKELFESGRTAHDEIHLTNDGVLVVNQRPAVGPGSSAERQRGRLFGTVATIRARTEIESLGTELESMRTLSDALRAQTHEHANRLHTMVSLLELGRTDEALDFATKDLELSQQLTDDVVGSVQEPVLSALVMGKAAQAHERGVELVVEAAGPALAGDLAVQDLVTVLGNLLDNAIDAAADAPGPRRVELRVDTSSGGLKITVQDTGKGIDPSAVDDVFRYGFSTKQAGAFGRGLGLALVKQAVQRLAGTMTISSASTGGARFDIVLPASADSDPLTADTLPHGAFPPSTFPSSTFRPSTATPSLPEEHT, from the coding sequence ATGATCCACCGCTGGAGCATTGCCAGGCGGCTGTTCGTGGCGAACCTGCTGTTCATGCTGACCCTCACGGCCTTCGTGGGTACTGCAGTTTTCGTTGACGCCCGGGACCACGCCTACGAGGAGGCGGGCAGCCGGATGGGGGTCCTGGCGACATCCATCGCCGACAACCCTCTGGTTCTGCAGGCCGCCGGTACGGCGAACCCGTCGGCGCAGCTGCAGCCGTATGCACAGAAGGTCATGGACCATGCCGGGGCGGACTTCATCACCATCATGGCGCCGGACCGGACGCGGTGGACGCACCCGCGCGGCGAGGAACTGGGCCGCCCCTACATCGGTTCGATCGAGCAGGCCCTCCAGGGCCGCGTCTTCACCGAGATCACCGCCGGAACGCTGGGGCCGTCGGTGCGGACGATTGCCCCGGTGAAGGACGACCGCGGTGCAGTCCGCGCGCTCGTGGCCGCCGGGGTGACCGTCAATACGGTGGATGTGGCCTTGTCCGGCAGGCTGCCTGCGCTGTTGGCCGTATCCGGCTCGCTGCTGGTGGGCGGATCGCTCGCGTCCTGGTTCCTTGGCCGCTACCTGCGGCGGGTGACTAGGGGGTGGGGACCCGAGCAGCTGGCCCAGCTTTTCGCCTACTACGAATCAGTGCTCCACTCGGTCCGGGAAGGTGTTGTCCTGATAGATCCCGCCGGAAGGGTGGTCATCTACAACGACCAGGCTGCAGAATTGCTGGGGCTGGAGCCGCGGGAAGCGGAGGACGACCACGAAGCCACGCCGCAGCTCGCCGACCTGCCGTTGGCTCCCAGCTTGAAGGAGCTTTTTGAGTCCGGGCGGACGGCCCACGATGAAATCCATCTCACCAATGACGGCGTGCTGGTGGTTAATCAGCGCCCGGCAGTGGGTCCGGGTTCCTCCGCCGAGCGGCAGCGGGGCCGGTTGTTCGGTACCGTTGCCACCATCCGCGCCCGCACCGAGATCGAATCACTGGGCACCGAACTGGAGAGCATGCGGACCCTTTCCGATGCCCTCCGGGCCCAGACCCACGAGCACGCCAACCGGCTGCACACCATGGTCTCCCTCCTGGAGCTCGGACGGACCGATGAGGCCCTCGACTTCGCTACGAAGGACCTCGAGCTGAGCCAGCAGCTGACGGACGACGTGGTCGGCTCGGTCCAGGAGCCCGTGCTGAGCGCGCTGGTTATGGGCAAGGCGGCCCAGGCCCACGAGCGCGGCGTGGAGCTGGTGGTCGAGGCTGCCGGGCCTGCCCTCGCTGGAGACCTGGCCGTACAGGACCTCGTCACCGTCCTCGGCAACCTGCTGGACAACGCCATTGACGCCGCCGCGGATGCCCCCGGGCCAAGGCGGGTGGAGCTCCGGGTGGACACGTCGAGTGGCGGGCTGAAAATTACAGTGCAGGATACGGGCAAGGGCATTGACCCCTCCGCCGTGGACGACGTGTTCCGCTACGGTTTCAGCACCAAGCAGGCAGGGGCGTTCGGCCGCGGCCTTGGCCTCGCCCTGGTGAAACAGGCCGTCCAGCGCCTGGCCGGTACCATGACCATCAGCAGCGCGAGCACTGGCGGCGCCCGTTTCGACATCGTGCTTCCTGCCAGCGCCGATTCCGACCCATTGACCGCAGATACACTTCCCCACGGCGCCTTCCCGCCCAGCACTTTCCCCTCAAGCACTTTCCGGCCCAGTACGGCCACACCGAGTCTCCCGGAGGAGCATACGTGA
- a CDS encoding pseudouridine synthase, protein MTQAGRQGSPRNSSGRKGPDRNAARGAAQGRSAGAGKRDFPKGGDRPFGDRTYKAKPREERFIDPDEAPAGRRPAGDWKPGAKAPAPRAGAAKAGARKAAAARKPGANKAPGTPGALKPKSAAPKTSGSRAFGSERFGQNLGPVRRPSRGRGPRTDVPQSEFHDADGVRLQKIMASAGVASRRVCEEMIAEGRVEVDGKVVTELGVRVDPKTAVIHVDGLRIQLDDTLVYMVFNKPKGVVSTMEDPEGRPCISDYIRNNQGERLFHVGRLDVATEGLLLLTNDGELANRLTHPSYEVPKTYLVQVRGPFPQGIGAQLKEGIELEDGFASVDSFRLVDSTPGHVLIEVVLHSGKNRIVRRLFDAVGFPVQRLVRVKVGPIGLGDQRQGSIRNLGKQEVGHLLASVGL, encoded by the coding sequence ATGACACAGGCGGGACGCCAGGGTTCACCACGTAACAGCTCCGGACGCAAAGGTCCGGACCGCAACGCCGCGCGCGGCGCAGCACAGGGCCGCAGTGCGGGCGCCGGGAAGCGCGACTTCCCCAAGGGCGGCGACCGTCCCTTCGGCGACCGCACATACAAGGCCAAGCCCCGCGAGGAGCGCTTCATCGATCCCGACGAGGCCCCTGCCGGCCGCCGGCCTGCAGGCGACTGGAAGCCGGGCGCCAAAGCACCCGCGCCCAGGGCAGGTGCCGCCAAGGCCGGCGCACGCAAGGCGGCCGCTGCCCGGAAGCCGGGCGCCAACAAGGCACCCGGGACCCCCGGCGCACTGAAGCCCAAATCCGCCGCCCCGAAGACCTCGGGTTCACGCGCCTTCGGAAGCGAACGCTTCGGCCAGAACCTGGGACCGGTCCGCAGGCCCTCGCGCGGGCGTGGGCCCCGCACCGACGTGCCCCAGTCTGAGTTCCACGACGCCGACGGCGTCCGCCTGCAGAAGATCATGGCCTCCGCCGGCGTCGCCTCGCGCCGCGTCTGCGAAGAGATGATCGCCGAGGGCCGCGTCGAGGTCGACGGCAAGGTCGTGACCGAACTCGGCGTCCGCGTCGATCCCAAGACCGCCGTCATCCACGTGGACGGCCTGCGCATCCAGCTCGATGACACGCTGGTGTACATGGTGTTCAACAAGCCCAAGGGCGTGGTGTCCACCATGGAGGATCCCGAAGGCCGGCCCTGCATCAGCGACTACATCCGCAACAACCAGGGTGAACGGCTCTTCCATGTCGGCCGCCTGGACGTCGCCACCGAGGGCCTGCTGTTGCTGACCAACGACGGCGAGCTTGCCAACCGGCTGACGCACCCGTCCTACGAGGTCCCCAAGACCTACCTGGTCCAGGTCCGCGGGCCGTTCCCGCAGGGCATCGGCGCGCAGCTCAAGGAAGGCATCGAACTTGAGGACGGCTTCGCCTCCGTCGACTCCTTCCGGCTGGTTGACTCGACCCCGGGACACGTGCTGATCGAAGTGGTGCTGCACTCCGGCAAGAACCGCATTGTCCGGCGCCTGTTCGACGCCGTCGGTTTCCCGGTGCAGCGCCTGGTGCGCGTCAAGGTCGGACCCATCGGCCTGGGCGACCAGCGCCAGGGAAGCATCCGCAACCTGGGCAAGCAGGAAGTCGGCCACCTGCTGGCATCCGTGGGGCTGTAA
- a CDS encoding response regulator: MTDIRVLVVEDEPVAAAAHAAYVGRVNGFALAGTAPDGQSALRMLTEFSAAGTPVELVLLDMNLPDLHGLDIARRMRSAGHFADIIAITAVRELAIVRSAVSIGVVQYLIKPFTYATFADKLASYRQFRDQLAGPQAGSAKAAASQSDVDQAFASLRAPSELPLPKGLAPSTLDAVRDFMKEQPGAVSATEVMTALGMSRVTARRYLEYLADAGTVSRTARYGAPGRPENEYRWSRA; this comes from the coding sequence GTGACAGACATCCGAGTCCTCGTCGTCGAGGACGAGCCCGTCGCAGCTGCGGCACATGCCGCCTACGTGGGCAGGGTGAACGGCTTCGCGCTGGCGGGAACCGCCCCGGACGGCCAGTCGGCGCTCCGGATGCTCACCGAGTTCTCGGCTGCCGGCACTCCGGTGGAGCTGGTACTGCTCGATATGAACCTGCCGGACCTGCATGGCCTGGACATCGCCCGGCGGATGCGCTCCGCCGGGCACTTCGCGGACATCATCGCAATCACAGCTGTTCGGGAGCTGGCGATTGTGCGCAGCGCTGTCTCCATCGGCGTCGTGCAGTACCTCATTAAGCCGTTCACTTACGCGACGTTCGCGGACAAGCTGGCGAGTTACCGGCAGTTCCGTGACCAGCTAGCGGGACCGCAGGCGGGGTCAGCGAAAGCAGCAGCATCGCAGAGTGACGTGGACCAGGCTTTCGCCAGCCTGCGGGCCCCGTCCGAACTGCCGTTGCCGAAAGGCTTGGCCCCCTCAACGCTCGACGCCGTCCGCGACTTTATGAAGGAACAGCCCGGCGCCGTCTCTGCCACTGAGGTCATGACCGCGCTGGGCATGTCGAGGGTCACCGCCCGCCGTTACCTCGAGTACCTCGCCGACGCCGGAACGGTGTCGCGGACGGCCCGGTACGGCGCCCCGGGCCGCCCAGAGAACGAGTACCGCTGGTCCCGGGCCTAA
- a CDS encoding cation:dicarboxylate symporter family transporter, protein MASQRGESAAPAKAQRKGLDKSHYLYIAVIAAVVLGALVGLLFPEVGKSLKPLGDGFIKLIKMMIAPVIFCTIVLGIGSIAKAATVGKVGGLALGYFVLMSTFALAIGLVVGNLIHPGEGLQLTPYDPNKKASTDSTVDFLLGIIPGDIPVLPTLLAAILVGFALQRMGPQGAPILKAIGYGQALVFRILIMIMWLAPLGAFGAIAAVVGATGFQAIVSMFTLMIAFYITCAVFIVVILGGLLQVVTGVNIFKLMKYLAREYLLIFSTSSSEAALPRLIAKMEHLGVSKPVVGVTVPTGYSFNLDGTAIYLTMASLFVANAMGTPLDLGAQISLLVFMIIASKGAAGVTGAGLATLAAGLQAHKPELLGGVGMIVGIDRFMSEARALTNFTGNAVATLLIGTWVKEIDGEQVNLVLTGQDPFDEQTMVAHHHGVAETPESIAAAAKA, encoded by the coding sequence ATGGCTTCTCAACGAGGAGAGTCGGCAGCGCCGGCTAAAGCCCAGCGTAAGGGACTCGACAAGTCCCATTACCTGTACATCGCCGTTATCGCCGCGGTCGTCCTCGGCGCTCTGGTGGGGCTGCTGTTCCCCGAGGTCGGAAAATCACTCAAGCCCCTCGGTGACGGCTTCATCAAGCTGATCAAGATGATGATCGCCCCGGTCATCTTCTGCACCATCGTGCTGGGCATCGGCTCGATCGCCAAGGCGGCCACGGTGGGTAAGGTCGGCGGTCTGGCCCTGGGCTACTTCGTCCTCATGTCCACATTCGCCCTGGCCATCGGCCTCGTGGTCGGCAACCTGATCCACCCGGGTGAGGGGCTCCAGCTGACGCCCTATGATCCCAACAAGAAGGCCTCCACGGACAGCACGGTAGACTTCCTGCTCGGCATCATCCCCGGGGATATTCCGGTGCTTCCCACGCTTCTGGCCGCTATTCTCGTAGGTTTCGCACTGCAGAGGATGGGGCCGCAGGGTGCCCCGATCCTGAAGGCCATCGGCTACGGCCAGGCACTGGTGTTCCGCATCCTGATCATGATCATGTGGCTCGCCCCGCTGGGTGCGTTCGGTGCCATCGCTGCCGTGGTTGGCGCCACCGGCTTCCAGGCAATCGTGAGCATGTTCACCCTGATGATCGCCTTCTACATCACGTGTGCGGTGTTCATCGTCGTCATCCTCGGCGGCCTGCTGCAGGTGGTCACCGGCGTGAACATCTTCAAGCTGATGAAGTACCTGGCCCGCGAGTACCTGCTCATTTTCTCGACGTCCTCCTCCGAAGCCGCCCTGCCGCGCCTCATCGCCAAGATGGAGCACCTGGGCGTCTCCAAGCCTGTGGTCGGCGTGACGGTCCCGACCGGCTACTCCTTCAACCTGGACGGCACGGCCATCTACCTGACCATGGCGTCGCTCTTCGTGGCCAACGCGATGGGAACCCCGCTGGACCTCGGCGCGCAGATCTCCCTGCTGGTCTTCATGATCATCGCCTCCAAGGGCGCAGCCGGTGTCACCGGCGCCGGCCTGGCAACGCTCGCTGCAGGCCTGCAGGCCCACAAGCCGGAACTCCTCGGCGGCGTCGGCATGATCGTGGGCATCGACCGCTTCATGTCCGAGGCCCGTGCACTGACCAACTTCACCGGCAACGCCGTCGCCACCCTGCTGATCGGCACCTGGGTCAAGGAGATCGACGGCGAACAGGTGAACCTCGTGCTGACCGGCCAGGATCCGTTCGACGAACAGACGATGGTGGCGCACCACCACGGCGTGGCGGAAACGCCAGAATCCATCGCCGCCGCCGCCAAGGCGTAA